The Prevotella melaninogenica genome has a segment encoding these proteins:
- the ypfJ gene encoding KPN_02809 family neutral zinc metallopeptidase, which produces MRLTGRRESNNVEDRRGMGTGAKAGIGGIGGIIVIALITFLSGGNMGDVVNNIVQQQMQGQTEIQTGGEQHQFTEEEEKLADFSKQILAGTEDVWTEQFQLHGMRYQYPTLVLFTGAVQTACGNGSAAMGPFYCSADQRLYLDLSFFSGMRKDLGIQAKGDLDFAYAYVIAHEVGHHVEYLRGILGKCHAKMARVSKEESNKLSVKLELLADYYAGCWAHYDNEKYQSLTDGDLEEAIDCAEKIGDNYLQKKARGYAQPETFTHGTSEQRMYWLKKGIETGDWNTTTFAQGDLD; this is translated from the coding sequence ATGAGACTTACAGGACGCAGAGAAAGTAATAATGTAGAAGACCGTCGTGGCATGGGTACCGGCGCTAAAGCTGGTATTGGTGGCATCGGAGGTATCATTGTCATTGCGCTTATCACCTTTTTAAGCGGTGGAAACATGGGAGACGTGGTCAACAACATCGTTCAACAGCAGATGCAAGGACAAACTGAGATACAAACTGGTGGAGAACAACATCAGTTTACAGAGGAAGAAGAGAAGCTTGCTGACTTCTCAAAACAGATTCTTGCAGGTACAGAAGACGTATGGACGGAGCAGTTTCAGTTGCACGGCATGAGATACCAATACCCTACGCTTGTTCTTTTCACAGGTGCTGTACAAACTGCTTGTGGCAATGGCTCTGCTGCTATGGGTCCATTCTACTGCTCAGCTGACCAACGTCTTTACCTCGACTTAAGTTTCTTTAGCGGTATGCGTAAGGACTTAGGAATACAGGCAAAGGGCGACCTTGACTTTGCTTATGCCTACGTGATTGCGCATGAAGTGGGTCATCATGTGGAATATCTCCGTGGAATCCTTGGCAAATGTCATGCAAAGATGGCACGTGTTAGTAAGGAAGAATCGAACAAACTGAGCGTGAAATTAGAACTTCTTGCCGATTATTATGCTGGTTGCTGGGCACATTATGACAATGAAAAATATCAAAGTCTTACCGATGGCGACCTTGAAGAAGCGATAGACTGTGCTGAGAAAATCGGTGATAACTATCTACAAAAGAAAGCACGTGGCTATGCTCAACCCGAGACATTCACACATGGAACATCTGAACAGCGTATGTATTGGTTGAAGAAAGGTATCGAAACTGGCGATTGGAATACAACAACCTTTGCACAAGGCGATTTGGATTAA
- the pheT gene encoding phenylalanine--tRNA ligase subunit beta — protein MKISYKWLKEYVDFNLSPEEIAVALTSIGLEVGSLDEVETIRGGLKGLYVGKVLTCEAHPNSDHLHVTTVDLGKGEPQQIVCGAPNVAAGQKVIVADLGCVLYDGDNEFTIKRSKLRGVESLGMICAEDEIGVGTAHDGIIVLPEDAPVGQPASEYYQLDSDWLIDIDITANRADALSHYGVARDLYAWLTQNGYETSLHRPSCDAFKVDNHDLPIDVTIENTDACRRYACLSITDCEVKESPQWLKDKLNIIGLRPINNIVDITNYIMMAYGQPMHCFDADMVKGHHIIVKDKNEGKKFVTLDGEEHILGEHDLAICNEEDPMCIAGVFGGKGSGTYETTKNVVLESAYFHPTWIRKSARRHGLSTDASFRFERGIDPNGVIYALKQAAILCKELAGGKVSMEIRDEYPTKMEGFPVRLNYEYCDRLIGKKLGNETIKRIAESLEMKVEKEDAEGLNLLVPPYRVDVQRPCDVVEDILRIYGYNNVEIPTELKSSLTIAEEADKNYHCENIIGEQLVGAGFSEIMNNSLTKSSYYEETGLNAYPWEETVKVMNPLSADLGVMRQTLLFGGLESIVRNVNRKAQNLRFFEVGNVYKFNKEKWSEESPVKAYSQDYHMALWVTGKRVQGSWAHPDEESTFYELKAYVENILRRIGIAQGLLVSEKSDNNVFVKAIALKTRAGKVLVEMGILSHKLLKSFNIDQKVYYAELDWAGLMKAIRKNKLQFQEISKYPAVSRDLALLVDNNVEFAQIEEIARQADKKLLKRVELFDVYQGKNLPEGKKSYAVNFILQDESKTLNDKAIDAIMQKLIKNLTNKLGAELR, from the coding sequence ATGAAGATTTCATACAAATGGCTAAAGGAATACGTTGATTTCAATCTTAGTCCAGAAGAGATTGCAGTTGCGCTCACTTCCATAGGTTTGGAGGTAGGTTCACTGGACGAGGTTGAAACGATACGTGGTGGATTAAAGGGTTTATATGTTGGTAAGGTGCTTACTTGCGAGGCACATCCAAACTCTGATCACCTTCACGTAACAACCGTTGACCTTGGCAAGGGAGAACCACAGCAGATTGTATGTGGCGCACCGAATGTTGCAGCAGGACAGAAGGTTATCGTTGCTGACTTAGGTTGTGTACTCTATGATGGCGACAATGAGTTTACTATCAAGAGAAGTAAGCTGCGTGGTGTAGAAAGTCTTGGTATGATTTGTGCCGAGGATGAGATTGGTGTTGGTACTGCTCACGATGGTATCATTGTGTTGCCAGAGGATGCACCAGTAGGTCAGCCAGCATCAGAGTATTACCAATTAGACAGTGATTGGCTGATTGACATAGACATCACTGCTAATCGTGCAGATGCGTTAAGTCATTATGGTGTAGCTCGCGACCTCTATGCATGGTTGACACAGAATGGTTATGAGACTTCGCTGCATCGCCCATCTTGTGATGCATTTAAGGTTGACAATCATGACCTTCCTATTGATGTGACAATTGAGAATACTGATGCTTGCCGTCGTTATGCTTGTTTGAGCATTACTGATTGTGAGGTAAAGGAAAGTCCACAATGGTTGAAGGACAAACTGAATATTATCGGTTTGCGTCCAATCAATAATATCGTTGACATTACCAACTATATCATGATGGCTTATGGTCAGCCTATGCACTGTTTTGATGCAGACATGGTTAAGGGTCATCATATCATCGTTAAGGATAAGAACGAGGGAAAGAAGTTCGTTACTTTGGATGGTGAAGAGCATATACTTGGTGAGCACGACCTCGCTATCTGCAATGAGGAAGACCCTATGTGTATTGCAGGTGTCTTCGGTGGAAAGGGTAGTGGAACTTACGAAACGACAAAAAATGTAGTTCTGGAGAGTGCTTACTTCCACCCAACATGGATTCGTAAGAGTGCTCGTCGTCATGGTCTTTCAACTGATGCCAGCTTCCGTTTTGAGCGTGGTATTGATCCAAATGGCGTCATCTATGCGCTGAAGCAGGCTGCAATCCTTTGTAAGGAACTTGCAGGTGGTAAGGTAAGTATGGAGATTCGTGATGAGTATCCAACTAAGATGGAAGGCTTCCCAGTTCGTTTGAACTACGAGTATTGCGACCGTCTTATCGGTAAGAAGCTCGGTAATGAGACGATTAAGCGTATTGCTGAAAGCCTTGAAATGAAGGTCGAGAAGGAAGATGCAGAGGGACTCAATCTCCTCGTTCCTCCTTATCGTGTTGATGTACAACGTCCTTGTGATGTTGTTGAAGACATCCTTCGTATCTATGGATATAATAATGTAGAGATTCCTACAGAGTTGAAGTCTTCATTGACAATCGCAGAAGAGGCTGACAAGAACTATCACTGTGAGAACATCATCGGTGAGCAGTTAGTAGGTGCTGGCTTCTCAGAGATAATGAACAATTCGCTCACAAAGAGTTCTTACTATGAGGAGACAGGCCTTAATGCTTATCCTTGGGAGGAGACTGTAAAGGTGATGAATCCACTTTCAGCAGACTTGGGTGTGATGCGTCAGACCCTTCTCTTTGGTGGTTTGGAGAGCATTGTACGTAATGTAAATCGTAAGGCACAGAATCTCCGCTTCTTTGAAGTAGGTAATGTCTACAAGTTCAATAAGGAAAAGTGGTCAGAGGAAAGTCCAGTTAAGGCTTATAGTCAGGATTATCACATGGCATTGTGGGTGACAGGTAAGCGTGTACAAGGTTCATGGGCACATCCTGATGAGGAAAGTACATTCTATGAACTAAAGGCATACGTAGAGAATATTCTTCGTCGTATCGGCATTGCACAGGGCTTGCTCGTTAGCGAAAAGTCTGATAACAACGTCTTTGTTAAGGCGATAGCACTGAAGACACGTGCAGGTAAGGTACTCGTTGAGATGGGTATTCTCAGCCACAAACTGTTGAAGAGTTTCAATATTGACCAGAAGGTTTATTATGCAGAGTTGGATTGGGCTGGATTGATGAAGGCCATCCGCAAAAATAAACTTCAGTTCCAGGAGATATCTAAGTATCCTGCTGTAAGCCGTGACCTTGCCTTGTTGGTTGACAACAATGTTGAGTTTGCACAGATTGAGGAGATTGCTCGTCAGGCAGACAAGAAACTCTTGAAGCGTGTCGAACTCTTCGATGTTTATCAGGGTAAGAACCTTCCTGAGGGTAAGAAGAGTTATGCTGTAAACTTCATTCTTCAGGACGAAAGCAAGACGCTCAACGACAAGGCAATTGATGCCATCATGCAGAAATTAATTAAGAATTTAACAAATAAACTCGGAGCAGAACTCCGTTAA
- a CDS encoding ComEC/Rec2 family competence protein, with amino-acid sequence MKKKMDLLMYPSVKLLLPLVLGITVGDALGDSITSMLWWMMTVCMIVITFVVCKKKYLQSLLLLFTVFLIGGTLVSLKRQSTKVQLPDTQITFKAVLLSNPVVHGKVIQTDLMVMTESEPIKVRASILRDTISNRYQTLHLGDGIEATAYLEEPMNFSDATFDYARWLKLHGYSAETFIFYNQWQKTKVNLRQMSFLQRTSLSAALYREKLMRVFESNLDSTHLAVVSAMILGDKQLISRNIKEDYSITGASHVLALSGLHLTILYGLLLFILSWCERMLPRVFKRGISELLILSILWSYVVLVGMSSSVVRSAVMLTIYSFVTLLNRERLSVNTLALTAIIMLVSNPNSLFDIGFQLSFISVWSILLFYPLIYELIPLQQKKSLFVIRWLWGMIAVSLAAQLGTAPLIAFYFGRVSTIFAVSSLIAVPCTMLIVSASFCLLLLSPLPSLSSFIGKCICVITEGLNTSLHWLASLPCACIEDVHVTVFQLFIYYFMLMAIWILWSFLAGKIEFK; translated from the coding sequence GTGAAGAAGAAAATGGACTTACTGATGTATCCCTCAGTGAAGTTGCTCTTGCCTTTGGTGTTGGGTATTACTGTTGGTGATGCTTTGGGAGATAGTATAACTTCTATGTTATGGTGGATGATGACGGTTTGTATGATTGTCATTACCTTTGTTGTATGTAAGAAAAAGTATCTTCAAAGTTTGTTGTTGCTTTTCACTGTCTTTCTTATTGGTGGTACATTGGTTTCACTGAAGAGACAATCAACGAAAGTACAGCTACCTGATACGCAAATAACCTTTAAGGCGGTTTTGCTTAGTAATCCCGTTGTTCATGGTAAAGTCATACAGACAGACTTAATGGTTATGACTGAAAGCGAACCGATAAAGGTAAGGGCTTCTATCCTTCGTGACACAATATCAAATCGTTATCAAACGCTACATCTTGGCGATGGAATAGAGGCAACAGCCTACCTTGAAGAGCCCATGAACTTCTCTGATGCTACCTTTGATTATGCCCGATGGCTAAAGCTTCATGGTTATTCTGCAGAAACCTTTATCTTCTATAATCAATGGCAGAAAACGAAAGTGAATCTTCGTCAGATGAGTTTTCTTCAACGTACATCCTTGTCTGCTGCGCTCTATAGAGAGAAGTTAATGAGAGTATTTGAAAGTAATCTTGATAGCACTCATTTAGCTGTTGTGTCTGCAATGATACTTGGAGATAAACAATTGATTAGTAGAAATATAAAGGAAGATTACTCTATAACAGGTGCAAGTCATGTCTTAGCTTTGTCAGGTTTACATCTAACTATCTTGTATGGTTTGCTTTTGTTTATTCTGAGTTGGTGTGAACGTATGCTTCCAAGGGTCTTTAAAAGGGGAATCAGTGAACTTCTAATTCTGTCTATTCTATGGAGTTATGTTGTCTTGGTAGGGATGTCTTCGTCTGTTGTTCGTTCTGCTGTGATGCTGACTATCTACTCTTTTGTAACCCTCTTGAATAGAGAACGGTTGTCAGTTAATACTTTGGCACTAACTGCTATCATTATGCTTGTTAGCAATCCTAATAGTCTTTTCGATATAGGTTTTCAACTATCCTTTATCTCTGTATGGTCAATTCTATTGTTCTATCCACTCATCTATGAGTTAATCCCATTACAGCAGAAGAAGAGTTTATTTGTTATTAGGTGGTTGTGGGGAATGATTGCTGTGTCATTGGCTGCACAATTGGGAACGGCACCTTTGATAGCTTTCTATTTCGGGAGGGTTTCTACAATCTTTGCTGTTAGTAGTCTTATAGCTGTACCATGCACAATGCTAATCGTTTCAGCGTCATTCTGTTTGTTACTTCTTAGTCCTTTGCCTTCTTTATCATCGTTTATTGGGAAGTGCATTTGTGTTATTACAGAAGGACTTAATACCTCACTTCATTGGCTTGCAAGCCTACCTTGCGCATGCATAGAGGATGTTCATGTAACCGTTTTCCAACTCTTTATATACTATTTCATGCTGATGGCTATTTGGATTTTATGGAGTTTTTTAGCAGGGAAGATAGAGTTTAAGTAA
- a CDS encoding AMP-binding protein, producing MDSIKSFNACIEKSIKDNWDKDALTDYLGATLQYHDVARKIEKLHILFENSGLKKGDKVALCGRNSSSWAVAFFATLSYGAVAVPVQNEFKPEQIYNIVNHSESKLLFVGDVVVTTIDGEQMPQLEGIIYLPDFSLILSRSESLTNARENLNALFGKKYPKFFRAEDVSYFKDEADDLALINYTSGTTGFSKGVMLSYRSVRSNLAWAIADIKPHIKPDSKVLCMLPMAHMYGMICEFICQFCFGSHLYFLTRLPSPSLIAQACRDIHPAIIMAVPMVVEKIIRKNVFPKVQSTATRMLLKMPVVSKKVKERICSIVMETFGGNAYEVVTGGAALNKEIEDFLVSIDFPITSVYGATECGPLVTFSDYKDFIPGSCGTPAVNMEVKIVSPDPANIPGEVITRGENVMLGYYKNEEATKEVLDKEGWYHTGDLGTMSADGHLFIRGRIKNMLLGSNGQNVYPEEIEDKLNSMSMVSECIVVQRGDKIVGLVYPDFDEAKEMGFSQSDLQEIMEQNRLELNNMLPSFCHLSAIELRDEEFAKTPKKSIKRYLYQEK from the coding sequence ATGGATTCTATTAAAAGTTTCAACGCGTGTATAGAAAAGAGTATCAAGGATAACTGGGATAAAGATGCTCTGACGGATTATCTTGGCGCTACACTTCAATACCATGATGTAGCTCGCAAAATAGAGAAATTACATATTCTTTTTGAGAATAGCGGTTTGAAGAAGGGTGATAAGGTTGCTCTTTGTGGAAGAAACTCTTCGTCATGGGCAGTTGCTTTCTTTGCAACGCTTTCTTATGGAGCTGTAGCAGTACCTGTTCAAAATGAGTTTAAGCCAGAGCAGATTTACAATATTGTTAATCACTCGGAATCAAAACTTCTCTTTGTTGGTGATGTTGTGGTAACAACTATCGATGGAGAACAGATGCCTCAGTTGGAAGGTATAATATATTTACCAGACTTCTCATTGATTCTTTCTCGTTCAGAATCACTGACAAATGCTCGTGAAAACTTGAATGCGCTCTTTGGAAAGAAATATCCAAAGTTCTTCCGTGCGGAGGATGTAAGCTATTTCAAGGATGAGGCTGACGACCTTGCATTGATTAATTATACAAGTGGAACGACTGGCTTTTCAAAGGGTGTGATGCTTAGTTATCGTTCTGTGCGTAGTAATCTCGCATGGGCTATAGCTGATATTAAGCCACATATTAAGCCAGACAGTAAAGTTCTTTGCATGTTGCCAATGGCACATATGTATGGTATGATTTGTGAGTTTATCTGTCAGTTTTGTTTTGGTAGTCATCTTTATTTCCTCACACGTCTTCCGAGTCCTTCATTGATTGCCCAAGCTTGTAGAGATATTCATCCTGCCATTATTATGGCTGTGCCTATGGTTGTAGAGAAGATTATCCGTAAGAATGTCTTTCCAAAGGTACAGAGTACGGCAACTCGAATGTTGCTGAAGATGCCTGTTGTTAGTAAGAAGGTGAAGGAACGAATCTGTTCGATTGTGATGGAGACCTTTGGAGGAAATGCGTATGAGGTAGTTACAGGTGGAGCAGCGCTTAATAAGGAGATTGAAGACTTCTTGGTAAGTATTGATTTCCCTATAACAAGTGTGTATGGAGCAACAGAGTGTGGTCCGTTGGTAACTTTTAGCGACTATAAAGACTTTATTCCAGGCTCTTGTGGTACACCTGCTGTGAACATGGAAGTAAAGATTGTTAGTCCTGACCCTGCAAATATTCCAGGCGAAGTTATTACCAGGGGTGAGAATGTGATGCTTGGTTATTACAAGAATGAAGAAGCTACGAAAGAGGTTCTTGATAAGGAGGGCTGGTATCATACGGGCGACCTTGGGACGATGAGCGCTGATGGTCATCTCTTTATTCGTGGACGTATAAAGAATATGCTTTTAGGCTCTAACGGTCAGAATGTTTATCCTGAGGAGATTGAAGACAAGCTAAACTCTATGTCTATGGTGAGTGAGTGTATTGTTGTTCAGCGTGGTGACAAGATTGTTGGCTTGGTTTATCCTGATTTTGATGAGGCAAAAGAAATGGGTTTCTCACAGTCAGATTTACAAGAGATTATGGAGCAGAACCGTCTGGAACTGAACAATATGTTACCCTCTTTCTGCCATTTATCGGCAATAGAGTTGCGTGATGAAGAGTTTGCGAAGACTCCGAAGAAGAGTATTAAGCGTTATCTTTATCAAGAGAAGTAA
- a CDS encoding EFR1 family ferrodoxin (N-terminal region resembles flavodoxins. C-terminal ferrodoxin region binds two 4Fe-4S clusters.) gives MIFYFSGTGNSKWAAKTLALETDDTLVSIPEVINSNCSFTLEKDEHVGFIFPIHGWRVPSIVKEFITKLSIKTEGEDSYLVKHYCFCLVTAGDTVGKAMERFQQYLKTAAVGDSLLLKAVYSLIMPESYVGLPGMDVDTKEKELEKKELASEQIKEFSKILIQRPYTDNQQIWGWEQLKRGPIPSFFSGPVGGFFERFLITDKPFHVDSRRCVKCGICANVCPVDDIKGGLGYEPEWLHNGKCLTCFSYYHHCPHHAIEFGKRTQKKGQYFYNKLSKQK, from the coding sequence ATGATATTCTACTTTTCTGGTACAGGTAACAGCAAATGGGCTGCAAAGACATTAGCTTTAGAAACTGACGATACACTCGTTTCAATCCCAGAAGTAATCAACAGCAATTGTTCTTTTACATTAGAAAAGGATGAACACGTAGGTTTCATCTTTCCTATACACGGATGGAGAGTTCCGAGTATTGTAAAAGAATTTATAACTAAATTATCAATAAAGACTGAGGGAGAAGATTCTTATCTCGTTAAGCACTATTGTTTCTGTTTGGTTACAGCTGGAGATACTGTTGGCAAAGCTATGGAACGCTTTCAACAGTATCTAAAAACAGCTGCAGTTGGTGACTCACTGTTACTTAAAGCAGTATATTCTTTGATTATGCCAGAGTCATACGTTGGCTTACCGGGTATGGATGTAGATACGAAAGAGAAAGAATTAGAAAAGAAGGAACTTGCTTCAGAGCAGATAAAAGAATTCTCTAAGATTCTTATACAACGCCCTTACACGGATAATCAACAGATTTGGGGTTGGGAACAACTGAAAAGAGGTCCTATACCATCATTCTTCTCTGGTCCTGTAGGAGGATTCTTTGAACGCTTCCTCATCACAGACAAGCCCTTTCATGTAGACAGTCGTCGATGTGTGAAGTGTGGTATCTGTGCTAACGTTTGCCCCGTTGATGACATCAAAGGTGGCTTAGGCTATGAGCCGGAATGGCTACACAATGGCAAATGCCTCACTTGCTTCTCATATTATCATCACTGTCCACATCATGCTATTGAGTTTGGTAAACGTACACAGAAGAAGGGACAATATTTCTATAACAAATTAAGTAAACAAAAATAA
- a CDS encoding YebC/PmpR family DNA-binding transcriptional regulator: MGRAFEYRKATKLKRWGHMARTFTKLGKEIAIAVKAGGPEPENNPRLRAIIATCKRENMPKDNIQRAIKNAMGKDTSDYKEVTYEGYGPHGVAIFVDTLTDNTTRTVGDVRSIFNKFNGNLGTQGSLSFLFDQKAVFTFKKKDGLDMEELILDLIDYGVEDEFDEDEEENEITIYGEPTSFGEIQKHLEDNGFEITSAEFTRIPNDLKDVTPEERETIDKMVERLEDFDDVQNVYTNMKPAEE; this comes from the coding sequence ATGGGTAGAGCATTTGAATATCGCAAAGCAACTAAGCTCAAGAGATGGGGTCACATGGCCCGCACGTTCACAAAGTTAGGTAAAGAAATCGCTATAGCTGTTAAGGCAGGTGGTCCTGAGCCTGAGAACAACCCACGCCTTCGTGCGATTATAGCAACATGTAAGCGTGAGAACATGCCGAAGGACAATATCCAGCGCGCTATTAAAAACGCAATGGGTAAGGATACCAGCGACTATAAGGAGGTGACATACGAAGGTTATGGACCTCATGGAGTTGCTATATTTGTTGATACATTGACAGATAACACTACACGTACTGTAGGTGATGTTCGTTCAATATTTAACAAATTTAATGGTAACCTCGGTACTCAAGGTTCTCTCAGTTTCCTTTTTGATCAAAAGGCTGTCTTCACCTTTAAGAAGAAAGACGGCTTGGATATGGAAGAGTTGATTCTCGACTTGATTGACTATGGTGTTGAGGACGAATTCGATGAGGATGAGGAAGAGAACGAAATCACAATCTATGGTGAGCCAACAAGCTTTGGTGAGATTCAGAAACACTTAGAGGACAATGGCTTCGAGATTACTTCTGCTGAGTTCACTCGTATTCCTAACGACTTGAAGGACGTAACTCCTGAAGAGCGTGAGACTATCGACAAGATGGTTGAGCGTTTGGAAGATTTCGACGACGTGCAGAATGTTTATACAAACATGAAGCCTGCTGAGGAATAA
- a CDS encoding M6 family metalloprotease domain-containing protein, with amino-acid sequence MIKQLKQLSLIVCLMLCSLTTWAAKAESIPVQVRQVDGTVITVILRGDEHINWYTTLDGVLLVQGEDNNYYIGKVEKSGKLVATKQLAHEAVSRSQAERNLIAKQDKEKFFAYVNKIAEESENAYDKTPLTRGPIIDTGWRGVPYFPHTGSPKALVILAEFQDTTFTIQDTKDVFTNYLMNKDHFTEKHYDQNQNYKGVRGYFKDCSYGKFTPTFNVVGPVKLPKEQTYYGAGSDNIKALIEDACSAVDGMVNFADYDANNDGIVDLVYVIYAGHSANIGGNKTTDIWPKSGTVTISKKLDGKSIRRYGVSNELAGLENKTKDKETINGIGLFCHEFSHTLGLPDIYAYNTDAENQDNQGMEFWDIMDGGTGIRGGRVPASYLAWEREVMGWMNIDELKNDITINNLKSIDNGGKAYKIVNPKNSNEYIVLQSIQKGPWNQGWGDGTYGKGLFAYRISYPSGKVNVFDYPNNVKGKPRVIPIPADGKILAAANAGGKLNVYTAQLNGDLYPYNGNNKTNNFKMYDGTILNKSIFDIVENDAARYVSFKFKNNETNGIQAPSIIERSTSDNRIYTLDGRYVGTDASILPHGIYIQNNKKFVK; translated from the coding sequence ATGATTAAACAATTAAAACAACTATCTCTTATTGTATGTCTAATGCTTTGTTCCCTTACTACTTGGGCAGCAAAGGCAGAATCTATACCTGTACAAGTAAGACAGGTTGATGGCACTGTTATTACTGTCATTTTGCGTGGTGATGAACATATCAACTGGTACACAACACTTGATGGCGTATTGCTTGTACAAGGCGAGGACAACAACTATTATATTGGTAAAGTAGAGAAAAGTGGCAAACTTGTTGCAACCAAACAACTTGCACATGAGGCAGTATCTCGTTCACAAGCTGAACGTAACCTGATTGCTAAGCAAGACAAAGAGAAGTTTTTTGCTTACGTTAATAAGATTGCGGAAGAATCCGAAAACGCATACGATAAAACGCCTCTTACTCGAGGACCGATCATAGATACAGGTTGGAGAGGTGTACCTTATTTCCCCCACACTGGTAGCCCAAAAGCACTTGTCATATTAGCTGAATTTCAAGACACAACTTTTACTATCCAAGACACAAAAGATGTATTTACAAACTATCTGATGAATAAAGATCATTTCACAGAGAAGCACTATGACCAAAATCAAAACTACAAAGGTGTACGTGGCTATTTCAAGGATTGCAGTTATGGGAAGTTCACACCTACCTTTAACGTTGTAGGACCAGTAAAGTTACCTAAAGAACAGACATATTATGGTGCTGGTAGTGACAACATAAAAGCACTCATAGAAGATGCTTGTAGTGCAGTTGATGGAATGGTAAATTTTGCGGATTATGATGCAAACAACGATGGAATAGTTGATTTGGTTTATGTTATTTATGCAGGACACTCTGCCAACATTGGTGGTAATAAAACGACTGATATATGGCCTAAATCAGGAACTGTTACTATTTCAAAAAAGCTTGACGGTAAAAGTATTCGACGCTATGGCGTAAGCAATGAACTTGCAGGTTTAGAAAATAAAACAAAAGATAAGGAAACGATTAATGGCATTGGCTTATTCTGTCATGAGTTCTCTCATACACTTGGACTTCCTGACATATATGCTTATAATACTGATGCGGAAAACCAAGATAACCAAGGTATGGAATTTTGGGACATCATGGATGGTGGAACAGGAATCCGTGGTGGACGTGTACCAGCTTCTTATCTTGCTTGGGAACGTGAAGTAATGGGCTGGATGAATATTGATGAACTTAAAAATGATATCACTATAAACAACCTAAAGAGCATCGACAATGGTGGAAAGGCATACAAGATTGTCAATCCCAAAAACTCAAATGAATATATTGTATTGCAGAGTATTCAAAAAGGACCATGGAATCAAGGTTGGGGAGATGGTACATACGGGAAGGGGTTGTTTGCCTATCGCATCTCATACCCTTCTGGCAAAGTAAATGTCTTTGATTACCCCAACAATGTAAAGGGTAAACCACGTGTAATCCCTATCCCTGCAGATGGTAAAATATTAGCAGCAGCCAATGCTGGAGGAAAACTAAATGTATACACCGCTCAGCTCAATGGCGACCTTTACCCTTACAATGGAAACAACAAGACTAACAACTTTAAGATGTATGATGGTACTATTCTAAATAAGTCAATATTTGACATCGTAGAGAATGATGCTGCACGATATGTTAGTTTCAAGTTTAAGAACAATGAAACCAACGGTATTCAGGCACCTTCAATCATTGAAAGGAGTACATCTGACAACCGTATTTACACCCTTGACGGCAGATATGTAGGCACTGACGCCTCTATCCTACCTCATGGAATCTACATTCAGAACAACAAGAAGTTTGTGAAGTAG
- the truA gene encoding tRNA pseudouridine(38-40) synthase TruA: protein MQRYFITLSYDGTAYHGWQIQPNGISVQEVLEHALSTILRESIAITGAGRTDAGVHGRMMVAHFDTELSFDCVQLVYKVNRLLPRDVSVSRIEPVSKDLHARFSATSRTYHYYVHTGKQPFSRQYSCALHYSLDFDKMNEAAAYLIGEKDFKCFCKAGADVKTTICNLTEARWIPVNDEFALTTDNTVTNWCFVITANRFLRNMVRAVVGTLVEVGRGRLSLDDFKKIVDGGTRSDAGESMPGNALFLWEVKY from the coding sequence ATGCAACGATATTTTATCACCCTTTCATACGATGGAACAGCCTATCATGGCTGGCAGATTCAACCCAATGGGATTTCTGTACAAGAAGTATTGGAACACGCTTTGTCTACAATACTAAGAGAATCGATTGCTATTACAGGTGCAGGACGTACTGATGCTGGTGTACATGGCAGAATGATGGTTGCACATTTTGACACGGAATTGTCGTTTGACTGTGTACAATTAGTTTATAAAGTAAATCGTTTATTACCACGTGATGTATCTGTAAGTAGGATTGAACCTGTTAGTAAAGACCTCCACGCACGTTTCTCTGCGACCTCACGTACTTATCATTATTATGTTCATACGGGGAAACAACCATTCTCAAGACAGTATTCGTGTGCGCTTCATTATTCATTAGACTTTGATAAGATGAATGAGGCTGCAGCCTATCTAATAGGCGAGAAGGACTTTAAATGTTTCTGTAAAGCGGGTGCAGATGTAAAGACTACAATCTGTAATCTGACAGAGGCACGATGGATTCCAGTCAATGATGAGTTTGCTTTGACTACAGATAATACTGTTACGAATTGGTGTTTTGTAATAACTGCTAACCGATTCTTACGCAATATGGTACGTGCAGTTGTTGGAACTTTAGTCGAAGTTGGGCGAGGACGCCTTTCATTAGATGATTTTAAGAAGATTGTAGACGGTGGAACAAGAAGCGATGCTGGTGAAAGTATGCCAGGCAATGCCCTCTTCCTTTGGGAAGTAAAGTATTAG